CATGGCTTCGTCCGAGCCATTGACCGATGCCATCTTCAGGACGATGTAGGCCTGCACGTTGTTGGCCGGTACGCCTTCACCGCGGAAGAACATGGTGCCCAGACGCAGCTGCGCTTCGGCGTGGCCCTGCAGCGAGGCGCGTTCGAACCAGGTCAGGGCCTGCTTGAAGTCGCGCGGGGTACGTTTGCCGTCGTAGTAGTACTCGCCCAGCTCAAAGGCCGCCTGCATGTTGCCGGCGCGCGCCATTTCCTGGCAGCTGGCCAGGGCGTCGGGCATTTCTTCGGGGGAGGCGTTGAGCGTGCAGCTGCCGCTGGCGGGGATCAGCAGGGAGTTGCCGCCTGCGTACGCAAACAGCGGGAGGAAAAGCAACAGGCAGCCCAGGGACAGGGTGCGGCCGGTGCGGTTCATCTGGATAACGGGACCTCGGCAGTTCAGGGCGGGTGACATGCCCGGTCGGCGCAAAGTGTGCCGACCGTCGCATTATGGAATAAACCGCCTGCCTGTTACAAAGGCTTTACCCGGCGCGCTGCGTGGCGCTGCCCGGCAGGTTCAGCAGCAGCCACGCCAGCAGCGGATAGGCTGGTGCCAGCAGCACGTGGAACAGGTCTACGCGGCGCAGTGGCCCGATCACACCTTCGGTACCGACCGCCAGGCCGGCCAGGAGAAACAGGCCGACTACCAGGGCGGCGACTGCCGCAGGTGCGCGGCGCGGCCACTGCATGGCGCCGGCATAGAGAATCAGCACCAGCGTGGCCAGATTAAGTGCCAGGCGATAGTCCTGCAGATAGCCAAGCTGGCGGAAAAGTTCAAAGAAGGCGCACAGACCAAGCAGGATGCGCCCCCAGTTCGGCCGGCTCCAGACCCAGCTCCGCCCCAGTGCCAATGCCGCGGCGCCGAGCAGCGGCAGGCCGAGAAAGCTGCTGGCCTGTGACAGCCATAGATGTGCGGCCTGCCAGCTCGGGTCGAAGCCATAGCGGACTACGCCGACGCAGGCCGCCGCAGTCGGCAGCAGGAAGCCGAGCAGGGCGCAGAACAGTGCGGGCTGATCGCTTTCGCTGTAACGCCCGCGTGCCCGGCCGATCAGCCAGACACAGGCGGCGCATGCCAGGGCCAGCAGTGCATCACTGAAGGCGGTGCTGTACTGCATCAGGCTTTTTTCAGCTCGCTGAAAGCGCGCTCGGCGGCGGCGAGGGTGATTTCCAGCTCCCTGTCGCCATGGGCGATGGAGGTGAAACCGGCCTCGAAGGCGCTCGGTGCCAGGTACACGCCGCCATCGAGCATCAGGTGGAAGAAGCGGTTGAAGCGCTCGCTGTCGCTGGCCATCACATCGGCGAAGGTGACGATGTCGTCGGCGCCGCTGAAATACAGGCCGAACATGCCGCCAGCCTGGGTGGTGACGAATGGGATGCCGGCAGCATCGGCGCGCTGTTGCAGGCCATCGAGCATGCGCGTGGTGTAGTCGGTCAGCTCGCTATGGAAGCCCGGGCGGCTGATCAGTTTCAGGGTGGTCAGCCCGGCGGCCATGGCCAGCGGGTTGCCCGACAGCGTGCCGGCCTGGTAGACCGGGCCAAGCGGGGCGATGCATTCCATGATCGCGCGCTTGCCGCCGAAGCAGCCGACCGGCATGCCGCCACCGATGATCTTGCCGAAGGTGGAAAGGTCCGGGGTGACGCCGTAGTGCGCCTGGGCCCCACCGAGGGCGACACGGAAGCCGGTCATCACTTCGTCGAAGATCAGCACCACACCGTGCTTGTCGCACTGCTCGCGCAGGCCCTGGAGAAAGCCGGGCGCCGGCGGTACGCAGTTCATGTTGCCGGCCACCGGCTCGACGATGATGCAGGCGACTTCCTGGCCGACCTGCGCCAGGCACTCGGCCACGGCGTCGATGTCGTTGAACGGCAGGGTCAGGGTGTGCTTGGCGAAGGCCGCCGGCACGCCCGCGGAATTCGGCACACCCTGGGTCAGGGCGCCGGAGCCGGCCTTGACCAGCAGGCTGTCGGAGTGGCCGTGGTAGCAGCCCTCGAACTTGATGATGCTGTCGCGGCCGGTGTAGCCGCGGGCCAGACGAATGGCGCTCATGGTCGCCTCGGTGCCGGAACTGACCATGCGCACCATTTCCATCGACGGCACCAGCGAGCAGACCAGTTCGGCCATCTCGGTTTCCAGCGCGGTCGGCGCACCGTAGGACAGACCGTGCTCCAGTTGGCGGCGTACCGAGTCGAGCACGTCCGGGTGGCTGTGGCCGAGGATCATCGGGCCCCAGGAGCCGACGTAGTCGACGTAGCGTTTGTCGTCTTCATCCAGCACGTAGGCGCCTTCGGCGTGCTTGAAGAACAGTGGCGTGCCGCCGACGCTACGGAAGGCGCGTACTGGCGAGTTGACGCCGCCGGGGATGTGCTTCTGGGCGTTGGCGAAGAGGATTTCGGAGCGGGACATGGCGGGTTCTCTCTGAAAATGGATCAATCGAACAGCGCGGCGAAGGCGCGGGCGCGGTCTTCCACCTCGAGGGCGGAGTCCGCAGCGAACAGGGCGTGGATCACGGCGACCATGCTGGCGCCGCGGGCGATCAGGCCGGGCGCGGTGTCCAGGGTCACGCCGCCGATGGCGACGATGGGCTGGGCGAAACGCGCGCGGGCCTGATCGAGCAGTTCCACGGTGGCCGCGGGCGCGCCGGGCTTGGTGTTGGAATTGAAGAAGCGCCCGAAGGCGATATAGCTGGCCCCTTCGGCGACCGCGCGTTCGGCTAGCTCGAGCTGGGCATGGCAGGTGCCGCCGATCACGACATCGCTGCCCAGGCGGGTGCGAGCAGCGGCCAGTGAGCCGTCGCTCTGCCCCAGGTGCAGGCCGACGCCCAGGCGGGCGGCCAGTTCCAGGTCGTCATTGATGATCAACGTGGCGCCGTGGCGCTGGCAGAGTTCGGCGAGCGCCTGCGCTTCATCGAAACGGCGCTGGGCATCTGCGGATTTGTCGCGGTACTGCAGCAGGCGCG
The sequence above is drawn from the Pseudomonas sp. Z8(2022) genome and encodes:
- a CDS encoding tetratricopeptide repeat protein, yielding MNRTGRTLSLGCLLLFLPLFAYAGGNSLLIPASGSCTLNASPEEMPDALASCQEMARAGNMQAAFELGEYYYDGKRTPRDFKQALTWFERASLQGHAEAQLRLGTMFFRGEGVPANNVQAYIVLKMASVNGSDEAMDSADLVSAQMRRDELEIASQVLGQIFRSYLLELQTAEGRSPFSPLP
- a CDS encoding DUF6962 family protein — translated: MQYSTAFSDALLALACAACVWLIGRARGRYSESDQPALFCALLGFLLPTAAACVGVVRYGFDPSWQAAHLWLSQASSFLGLPLLGAAALALGRSWVWSRPNWGRILLGLCAFFELFRQLGYLQDYRLALNLATLVLILYAGAMQWPRRAPAAVAALVVGLFLLAGLAVGTEGVIGPLRRVDLFHVLLAPAYPLLAWLLLNLPGSATQRAG
- the hemL gene encoding glutamate-1-semialdehyde 2,1-aminomutase; translated protein: MSRSEILFANAQKHIPGGVNSPVRAFRSVGGTPLFFKHAEGAYVLDEDDKRYVDYVGSWGPMILGHSHPDVLDSVRRQLEHGLSYGAPTALETEMAELVCSLVPSMEMVRMVSSGTEATMSAIRLARGYTGRDSIIKFEGCYHGHSDSLLVKAGSGALTQGVPNSAGVPAAFAKHTLTLPFNDIDAVAECLAQVGQEVACIIVEPVAGNMNCVPPAPGFLQGLREQCDKHGVVLIFDEVMTGFRVALGGAQAHYGVTPDLSTFGKIIGGGMPVGCFGGKRAIMECIAPLGPVYQAGTLSGNPLAMAAGLTTLKLISRPGFHSELTDYTTRMLDGLQQRADAAGIPFVTTQAGGMFGLYFSGADDIVTFADVMASDSERFNRFFHLMLDGGVYLAPSAFEAGFTSIAHGDRELEITLAAAERAFSELKKA
- the thiE gene encoding thiamine phosphate synthase, with amino-acid sequence MNLRGLYAITDTPLLAGGRLLPYAEAALVGGARLLQYRDKSADAQRRFDEAQALAELCQRHGATLIINDDLELAARLGVGLHLGQSDGSLAAARTRLGSDVVIGGTCHAQLELAERAVAEGASYIAFGRFFNSNTKPGAPAATVELLDQARARFAQPIVAIGGVTLDTAPGLIARGASMVAVIHALFAADSALEVEDRARAFAALFD